The following proteins come from a genomic window of Kiloniellales bacterium:
- a CDS encoding histidine phosphatase family protein, producing the protein MAQTALEETPEDGPRSDGKPCLKRFGPPTAVAALVLVVCAFGLPDGAAADDGAAWAGLRSGGHVALIRHALAPGTGDPAAFRLGDCSTQRNLSDEGRAQAARIGARFRAEGIGSARVYSSQWCRCLETAELLALGPVEALLILNSFYERRENEDRQTRALEAWLAGQDHDRPVVLITHQVNITALTGVFPSSGEMVVIRRSEDGRISVVGSIETE; encoded by the coding sequence ATGGCGCAGACTGCTCTGGAAGAGACGCCGGAGGATGGACCCCGATCCGACGGGAAGCCGTGCCTGAAACGCTTCGGGCCTCCGACCGCCGTCGCAGCCCTCGTTCTTGTGGTCTGCGCCTTTGGCCTGCCCGATGGCGCGGCCGCCGACGACGGTGCGGCCTGGGCCGGGCTCCGCTCCGGCGGACACGTGGCCTTGATCCGGCACGCCTTGGCCCCCGGGACGGGCGATCCGGCGGCCTTCAGGCTCGGCGACTGCAGCACGCAAAGGAACCTCTCCGACGAGGGCCGTGCGCAAGCAGCCCGCATCGGGGCCCGCTTTCGCGCCGAGGGGATCGGAAGCGCAAGGGTCTACTCCAGCCAGTGGTGCCGCTGCCTCGAGACGGCGGAGCTCCTCGCCCTCGGGCCGGTCGAGGCGCTGCTGATCCTCAACTCCTTCTACGAGCGGCGCGAGAACGAGGACCGGCAGACCCGGGCGCTGGAAGCCTGGCTGGCGGGCCAAGACCACGATCGGCCGGTCGTCCTGATCACCCACCAAGTCAATATCACCGCCTTGACCGGCGTCTTTCCGAGTTCGGGCGAGATGGTGGTGATCCGTCGATCGGAAGACGGCAGGATTTCGGTCGTCGGCTCGATCGAGACGGAGTGA
- a CDS encoding FAD-dependent oxidoreductase — MGIGRSPTKTRIAIIGAGMAGLTCARQLAKEGFRPTVFEKSRGLGGRLATRRMSDGTTFDHGAQYVTARSAAFRRALLAAEEAGRAAPWHPDQAEGSDPTRGDWFVGTPAMNALVKPLSAGMDIRLSTEVDTVRRDGTAWQVAGPALDAGERFDVVVCTAPAPQARRLLASEPEAAAALAGVAIAPCWALMLRFAGPVDPGFEVRRSASGDLAWIARNGSKPGRDPGKECWVVHAGPDWSRRHLELERDRVAAMMAEMLPRAFAVRLPEIEAAVAHRWRYARTTAPLGEPFFSLAQRRLFLGGDWCLGARVECAFQSGQAIAQAVVDASAGP; from the coding sequence ATGGGGATCGGCCGGAGTCCGACCAAGACCAGAATTGCGATCATCGGCGCCGGGATGGCCGGACTGACCTGCGCGCGGCAGCTCGCGAAGGAGGGCTTCCGGCCCACGGTCTTCGAGAAGAGCCGCGGCCTGGGCGGCCGCCTGGCGACGCGCCGCATGAGCGACGGCACCACTTTCGACCATGGCGCCCAGTACGTCACGGCGCGTTCGGCGGCTTTCCGGCGCGCTCTACTGGCCGCCGAAGAAGCGGGCAGGGCGGCGCCCTGGCACCCGGATCAAGCCGAAGGATCGGACCCGACCCGGGGCGATTGGTTCGTCGGCACGCCGGCCATGAACGCGCTCGTCAAGCCGCTCTCCGCCGGGATGGACATCCGTCTGTCGACCGAAGTCGACACAGTCCGCCGCGACGGCACGGCCTGGCAGGTCGCCGGGCCCGCGCTCGACGCCGGGGAGCGCTTCGATGTCGTGGTTTGCACGGCACCGGCCCCGCAGGCACGCAGGCTTTTGGCGTCGGAGCCGGAGGCCGCGGCGGCGCTGGCCGGCGTCGCGATCGCGCCTTGCTGGGCCCTGATGCTCCGCTTTGCCGGCCCGGTCGACCCGGGCTTCGAGGTCCGGCGCTCGGCATCGGGGGATCTCGCCTGGATCGCCCGCAACGGCTCCAAGCCGGGTCGGGATCCGGGCAAGGAGTGCTGGGTCGTCCACGCCGGCCCCGACTGGAGCCGGCGCCACCTGGAGCTTGAGCGCGACCGGGTTGCCGCGATGATGGCCGAGATGCTGCCGCGGGCCTTTGCCGTCCGCCTGCCTGAGATCGAGGCGGCGGTCGCCCATCGCTGGCGCTACGCCCGCACGACCGCGCCGCTCGGGGAGCCCTTCTTCAGCTTGGCGCAGCGCAGGCTTTTCCTCGGCGGCGACTGGTGCCTGGGCGCGCGCGTCGAATGCGCCTTCCAGAGCGGCCAAGCGATCGCGCAGGCCGTGGTCGATGCCTCGGCCGGCCCTTGA
- a CDS encoding CIA30 family protein: protein MRKLCGDRSKRQGAGAAGRRGFAGFILLCCGLLALVLLGTAEARAQSADMLIDDFAASDLTSKLGTRWRAVSDRVMGGISEAAVGRDRIDGRACLRLTGEVRLENDGGFVRASLDLASGDGALDASGYSGLRLLVRGNGERYSLHLRTPDNRRPWQSYRAEFTAGPTWETVDLPFASFAPHRLETPLDVARLRRIGLVAIGRAFHADLAVAEIGFYR, encoded by the coding sequence ATGCGGAAGCTGTGCGGCGACCGGAGCAAGCGGCAAGGCGCGGGGGCTGCGGGCCGGCGTGGCTTTGCCGGCTTCATCCTTCTATGCTGCGGCTTGCTCGCCCTCGTGCTGCTGGGGACGGCGGAGGCCAGGGCGCAGAGTGCTGACATGCTGATCGATGATTTCGCGGCTTCCGACCTGACCTCGAAGCTCGGCACGCGCTGGCGGGCGGTGAGCGACCGGGTCATGGGCGGGATTTCCGAAGCGGCCGTCGGCCGGGACCGCATCGATGGGCGGGCCTGCCTGCGCCTGACCGGCGAGGTTCGGCTGGAGAACGACGGCGGCTTCGTCCGGGCGTCGCTGGACCTGGCATCCGGGGACGGGGCCTTGGATGCCTCTGGATACAGCGGCCTGCGGCTTCTCGTCCGCGGCAATGGCGAGCGTTACTCGCTTCACCTGCGCACGCCGGACAATCGCCGGCCCTGGCAATCCTACCGAGCGGAATTCACCGCCGGCCCGACCTGGGAGACGGTCGATCTGCCCTTCGCGTCCTTTGCGCCTCACCGCTTGGAGACGCCCTTGGACGTCGCGCGGCTGCGGCGGATCGGCCTTGTCGCCATCGGCCGGGCCTTCCACGCCGATCTTGCCGTCGCCGAGATCGGCTTCTATCGCTAG